The following coding sequences lie in one Rutidosis leptorrhynchoides isolate AG116_Rl617_1_P2 chromosome 6, CSIRO_AGI_Rlap_v1, whole genome shotgun sequence genomic window:
- the LOC139855472 gene encoding nuclear transcription factor Y subunit A-10-like isoform X1, whose protein sequence is MGSVYYKELDDVTASNQVCALSSGSGPWWSGLVAQSTFEDSVVRNKTSSMENCGEQLMAVAPKPLARNTDHKGNMTHFDIFSGDTKDSSNGHKPVPVQFQAAFVMQSAPQAYGGHLELGFCQPDLVCGKYPYGDQYYGMVSTYGPQIAGRVMLPLNLGTDDGPIFVNAKQYNGIIRRRRSRAKAEMTKKVTKSRKPFQHLSRHLHAKRRPRGCGGRFLNTKELEMCKIQNLDLPAGSQRSEVLQSDHETNGSRSHMSGSEVTSMFSMGDLNHFPMGDLNHFPIGNLGISDMMMSGNDIHGFGMNNKWVAAAAGGGSHCNVAI, encoded by the exons ATGGGCTCTGTGTATTATAAAGAGCTTGATGATGTAACTGCTTCAAATCAGGTTTGTGCTTTGTCATCCGGGTCGGGTCCTTGGTGGAGTGGACTTGTGGCTCAATCCACTTTTGAAGATTCGGTGGTCCGAAATAAGACTTCATCAATGGAAAACTGCGGAGAACAACTCATGGCAGTTGCACCTAAACCGTTGGCTCGTAACACGGATCATAAAGGAAATATGACTCACTTCGATATATTTTCTG GTGACACTAAGGATTCGTCAAACGGGCATAAACCAGTACCGGTGCAATTTCAGGCTGCTTTTGTTATGCAATCTGCTCCTCAAGCGTATGGTGGTCATCTTGAGCTTGGGTTTTGTCAGCCAGATTTG GTATGTGGCAAGTATCCATACGGAGATCAATATTATGGCATGGTTTCTACTTATGGACCTCAAATCGCG GGTCGGGTTATGCTGCCTTTGAACTTAGGCACCGATGATGGGCCTATATTTGTGAACGCTAAGCAGTATAATGGAATAATCAGGCGCAGACGATCCCGTGCTAAGGCAGAAATGACAAAAAAGGTTACCAAAAGTCGTAAG CCTTTTCAGCATCTGTCACGCCATCTCCATGCAAAACGTAGACCACGAGGGTGTGGGGGCCGTTTCTTGAACACCAAGGAACTCGAAATGTGTAAGATTCAAAACTTGGATCTTCCCGCAGGTTCTCAAAGATCCGAAGTTTTGCAATCTGATCACGAAACAAACGGGAGTAGGTCCCACATGTCGGGATCTGAGGTGACAAGCATGTTCTCAATGGGCGATCTTAATCATTTCCCGATGGGCGATCTCAACCATTTCCCTATTGGTAATCTCGGAATTTCGGATATGATGATGTCAGGCAATGACATTCATGGTTTCGGCATGAACAACAAATGGGTTGCAGCTGCTGCCGGTGGTGGGAGCCACTGCAACGTGGCGATTTAA
- the LOC139855472 gene encoding nuclear transcription factor Y subunit A-10-like isoform X2, translating to MENCGEQLMAVAPKPLARNTDHKGNMTHFDIFSGDTKDSSNGHKPVPVQFQAAFVMQSAPQAYGGHLELGFCQPDLVCGKYPYGDQYYGMVSTYGPQIAGRVMLPLNLGTDDGPIFVNAKQYNGIIRRRRSRAKAEMTKKVTKSRKPFQHLSRHLHAKRRPRGCGGRFLNTKELEMCKIQNLDLPAGSQRSEVLQSDHETNGSRSHMSGSEVTSMFSMGDLNHFPMGDLNHFPIGNLGISDMMMSGNDIHGFGMNNKWVAAAAGGGSHCNVAI from the exons ATGGAAAACTGCGGAGAACAACTCATGGCAGTTGCACCTAAACCGTTGGCTCGTAACACGGATCATAAAGGAAATATGACTCACTTCGATATATTTTCTG GTGACACTAAGGATTCGTCAAACGGGCATAAACCAGTACCGGTGCAATTTCAGGCTGCTTTTGTTATGCAATCTGCTCCTCAAGCGTATGGTGGTCATCTTGAGCTTGGGTTTTGTCAGCCAGATTTG GTATGTGGCAAGTATCCATACGGAGATCAATATTATGGCATGGTTTCTACTTATGGACCTCAAATCGCG GGTCGGGTTATGCTGCCTTTGAACTTAGGCACCGATGATGGGCCTATATTTGTGAACGCTAAGCAGTATAATGGAATAATCAGGCGCAGACGATCCCGTGCTAAGGCAGAAATGACAAAAAAGGTTACCAAAAGTCGTAAG CCTTTTCAGCATCTGTCACGCCATCTCCATGCAAAACGTAGACCACGAGGGTGTGGGGGCCGTTTCTTGAACACCAAGGAACTCGAAATGTGTAAGATTCAAAACTTGGATCTTCCCGCAGGTTCTCAAAGATCCGAAGTTTTGCAATCTGATCACGAAACAAACGGGAGTAGGTCCCACATGTCGGGATCTGAGGTGACAAGCATGTTCTCAATGGGCGATCTTAATCATTTCCCGATGGGCGATCTCAACCATTTCCCTATTGGTAATCTCGGAATTTCGGATATGATGATGTCAGGCAATGACATTCATGGTTTCGGCATGAACAACAAATGGGTTGCAGCTGCTGCCGGTGGTGGGAGCCACTGCAACGTGGCGATTTAA